From the Oleiphilus messinensis genome, one window contains:
- a CDS encoding radical SAM protein has protein sequence MKKCVAPWYELNMSAPHNRVSACCYYSAETADWENGTLKPIESYWNGTELQKIRKIQTGQSYTGANGCDNCHFYQNQITDSRQAYAKFSVANPNQLSKQQQQNLELAQNEFDSGAIELKSTPLRLYANFGFFCNLSCKFCIQVPSRQELRNDIITSDQIYKWKTPLKSALSIDVIGGEPFALPESLKFIRRFCEDDEMNSVTLNIYTNATLLHKHFKPLTHKKKLGLFISLDSVYEGYDSVRLGGSWEQTERNVKEALRIKREENPDWNITTNAAIMFRTIPFLPDFANWHVENDVPTMFYDFINTYGVEDIFFTQNVIANPQLLDNLPEWESYFDRAINIFKDGGQIYPAETLELSKQKIITALENLNQRIKVIDPRKSVAGTSLIKASNAEDVLSFFELRSRDIESVSFVKHDESSFILNSKFSDDKAITNWMTVNPAETALVTLKAQWSKPEKFESRLSHVALQSHNGQFLEGMRYYNETDQNIELVTTIELPSDTKSIRVNITPTGEEPSHLPNQLYLYTDQQAGRFDSNLIARVG, from the coding sequence ATGAAAAAATGCGTGGCTCCCTGGTACGAACTCAACATGAGCGCCCCACACAACCGAGTAAGTGCTTGTTGCTATTACTCTGCTGAAACGGCGGACTGGGAAAATGGGACGTTGAAACCAATCGAAAGTTATTGGAACGGGACAGAACTACAAAAAATTAGAAAAATACAAACTGGACAAAGTTATACAGGTGCCAACGGTTGCGACAACTGTCATTTTTATCAGAATCAGATTACAGATAGCCGACAAGCTTATGCAAAATTCAGTGTAGCAAATCCAAATCAACTCTCGAAACAACAACAACAAAACCTAGAACTGGCTCAGAATGAATTTGATTCCGGAGCTATTGAGCTCAAATCCACGCCCTTACGTCTGTATGCCAATTTCGGTTTCTTCTGTAATTTATCGTGCAAATTTTGCATCCAAGTCCCAAGTCGGCAAGAGCTGCGCAATGATATCATAACATCCGATCAAATTTACAAATGGAAGACACCATTAAAATCCGCTCTATCTATTGATGTGATAGGTGGAGAACCCTTTGCGCTGCCAGAGTCATTGAAGTTTATACGACGGTTCTGTGAAGATGACGAGATGAACAGTGTAACACTCAACATTTACACTAACGCAACCCTGCTGCATAAACATTTCAAGCCATTAACCCATAAGAAAAAACTGGGTCTATTCATCAGCCTGGATTCAGTCTATGAAGGCTATGACAGCGTCAGGTTGGGTGGATCCTGGGAACAGACCGAGCGAAATGTAAAAGAAGCATTACGTATCAAACGGGAAGAAAACCCGGACTGGAACATCACTACCAACGCTGCAATCATGTTCAGAACGATTCCTTTCTTGCCGGATTTTGCAAACTGGCATGTTGAAAATGATGTCCCAACAATGTTTTATGATTTCATTAACACATATGGTGTAGAGGATATATTTTTTACGCAAAACGTAATCGCGAACCCCCAACTCCTCGACAATCTCCCTGAATGGGAGAGTTACTTTGATCGCGCCATCAATATTTTCAAAGATGGTGGACAAATTTATCCAGCCGAAACACTTGAGCTATCCAAACAAAAAATCATCACGGCACTAGAGAACCTTAACCAACGAATCAAAGTGATTGATCCAAGAAAATCGGTAGCGGGAACCAGCTTGATTAAAGCATCAAATGCTGAGGACGTTCTCAGTTTCTTTGAACTAAGATCTAGAGACATAGAATCAGTTTCATTTGTAAAACACGATGAGTCATCGTTCATACTAAACAGCAAATTCAGCGATGACAAAGCCATAACGAACTGGATGACCGTTAATCCAGCAGAAACTGCACTGGTAACACTTAAAGCCCAATGGAGTAAACCTGAAAAGTTTGAATCAAGATTAAGCCATGTTGCACTGCAAAGTCATAATGGACAATTTTTGGAAGGAATGCGCTATTACAATGAAACAGACCAGAATATCGAATTGGTTACAACCATTGAACTACCATCAGATACCAAAAGTATTCGCGTAAATATAACACCAACAGGTGAAGAGCCTTCCCACCTTCCAAATCAGCTTTATCTCTACACCGATCAACAAGCAGGTCGATTCGACTCAAATCTGATTGCACGAGTCGGGTGA
- a CDS encoding radical SAM protein — protein MVNSKMMNQCSAPWYELNLSAPQDRVSACCYYSGAFDQWSDPVETVEHLWNSPNMQRIRKIQASPPDNLTASGCQGCKFYENAVTESRSTYFDFNIQPANLSDAQRNNWHLAKQEFEQKKTVLSSTPLRIYANFGFFCNLTCNFCLQVPQRNRLKKEIIKSDDLFRWKPALAAALTFDVIGGEPFAQPEALKFIRQFCNDDDLSAVQLNLYTNGTLHHKHLAHLQNKQKLCFSISLDGVYDSHEKIRIGSQWKVIENNISQLLKIKQQHRPEWLVTTNSTLLLDNVKSLPDYAKWHVDNNIQTWFYDFINTAGNQDTYFSQNIISNPNLLSDIEYWEHYFTEAIDIFRKAHHVYAAETLEHGYQRIIRSLQEQESERKWIRSTRQRPPIQLISAQSQDEVREVLIPEDKNLITRFTFDRAAGLFHEMNEADAVLSDWVNLGDETKGKVAILLKAFWTRSPNPLDRCAHISVLDQNDQVIRGRRDHSKTDEGTELIMTAPLDQNLEAIRVSLTPTGEGKSYLPVRFSVELV, from the coding sequence TTGGTTAATAGCAAGATGATGAATCAATGCAGCGCCCCTTGGTATGAGCTCAATTTAAGCGCGCCACAAGATCGAGTCAGTGCCTGCTGTTACTACTCCGGGGCCTTTGATCAATGGTCTGATCCGGTAGAAACAGTTGAGCATCTCTGGAACTCCCCCAACATGCAGCGAATCCGGAAAATTCAGGCTAGTCCACCGGACAACCTGACGGCTTCAGGATGCCAAGGGTGTAAGTTCTATGAGAATGCTGTGACGGAGAGCCGGAGTACCTACTTTGACTTTAACATTCAGCCTGCAAACCTGTCCGATGCCCAACGCAATAACTGGCACCTGGCAAAGCAGGAATTTGAACAGAAAAAAACAGTTTTAAGCAGCACCCCTCTCCGCATCTATGCGAACTTTGGTTTTTTTTGCAATCTCACCTGTAATTTCTGCCTCCAGGTGCCACAGCGCAATCGACTAAAAAAAGAAATTATAAAGTCCGATGATTTGTTCCGATGGAAGCCTGCCCTCGCCGCCGCACTAACTTTCGATGTAATCGGTGGAGAACCGTTTGCTCAACCGGAAGCACTTAAATTCATCCGTCAGTTCTGCAATGATGATGATCTCTCAGCGGTACAACTCAATTTGTATACAAATGGCACATTGCACCACAAGCATCTTGCTCACCTTCAAAACAAGCAAAAGCTATGCTTCTCGATCAGTCTCGATGGTGTGTACGATAGCCATGAAAAAATACGAATTGGTAGCCAGTGGAAAGTTATTGAAAATAACATTAGTCAGTTACTCAAAATCAAACAGCAACACCGTCCGGAATGGCTTGTCACAACAAATTCAACATTACTGCTGGATAACGTAAAATCTCTCCCGGACTATGCCAAATGGCATGTAGACAACAATATCCAAACCTGGTTTTATGACTTTATCAACACAGCGGGAAACCAGGACACCTATTTCTCGCAGAATATCATTTCCAATCCAAATCTACTCTCCGATATCGAATACTGGGAACACTATTTCACTGAAGCAATTGATATCTTCCGAAAGGCGCACCATGTTTATGCAGCAGAAACGTTGGAGCACGGCTATCAGCGAATTATCAGATCATTGCAGGAACAGGAATCCGAAAGAAAGTGGATTCGTTCCACACGTCAAAGACCGCCCATTCAACTTATCAGTGCGCAGTCGCAAGATGAAGTAAGGGAGGTGTTGATACCTGAAGACAAAAATCTGATTACTCGTTTCACATTCGACAGAGCCGCAGGTCTGTTTCACGAAATGAATGAAGCTGATGCTGTACTGTCTGATTGGGTGAACCTTGGGGATGAAACAAAAGGAAAAGTCGCGATTCTTCTAAAAGCATTTTGGACGCGCTCCCCTAATCCATTAGATCGCTGCGCCCACATCAGTGTTTTGGATCAAAACGATCAAGTCATTCGAGGTAGGCGCGACCATAGCAAAACGGATGAAGGCACTGAGTTGATTATGACAGCTCCGCTCGACCAGAATCTGGAAGCGATCCGAGTCTCCCTTACCCCCACTGGCGAAGGTAAATCATACCTGCCTGTTAGATTTTCAGTCGAACTGGTTTGA
- a CDS encoding phosphocholine cytidylyltransferase family protein — MSNHKAIILAAGRGSRMNELTLNRPKCLLEVNGISLLNRQISALKRAGIEEIGVVTGYQHELLEQRGLVTFHNADWSSTNMVASLCCAQEWLECNPCIVSYSDIFYQSEAVAQLLSCKSALALTYDENWESLWEQRFEDPLSDAETFCFDTYSNLVDIGQKTSNIERIQGQYMGLFVIRPQGWKEAQAVIQSLPKVEFQRFYMTDLFQAIVDRGKEKVKVLPYSDVWGEVDSPSDLMLYQAEQA; from the coding sequence TTGAGCAATCATAAAGCAATTATTCTAGCTGCGGGTCGTGGTAGCCGGATGAACGAACTCACCTTGAACCGCCCGAAATGTTTATTGGAAGTCAATGGCATTTCTCTTTTGAATCGTCAAATAAGTGCCTTGAAGAGAGCTGGTATTGAGGAAATCGGGGTTGTAACAGGCTATCAGCATGAGTTACTCGAACAGCGCGGATTGGTTACCTTTCACAATGCAGATTGGTCAAGCACAAATATGGTGGCATCACTCTGTTGTGCGCAAGAGTGGTTAGAATGCAATCCGTGTATTGTCAGTTACTCAGATATATTTTATCAGTCTGAAGCCGTCGCACAGCTACTTAGTTGCAAGTCTGCGTTGGCATTAACCTATGATGAGAATTGGGAATCATTGTGGGAGCAGCGTTTTGAGGATCCACTTTCAGATGCTGAAACATTTTGTTTCGACACCTACTCGAACCTGGTAGATATCGGGCAAAAAACGTCTAATATAGAACGTATTCAAGGGCAATATATGGGGCTATTTGTGATCAGACCCCAGGGATGGAAGGAAGCCCAAGCAGTCATTCAATCACTGCCTAAGGTTGAATTCCAGCGGTTTTACATGACTGATCTATTTCAAGCGATTGTTGATCGAGGAAAGGAAAAGGTCAAAGTTCTGCCTTACAGTGATGTGTGGGGTGAGGTAGACTCCCCGTCAGATCTCATGCTTTACCAAGCTGAGCAGGCTTGA
- a CDS encoding gamma-glutamyl-gamma-aminobutyrate hydrolase family protein (Members of this family of hydrolases with an active site Cys residue belong to MEROPS family C26.) codes for MSNSVRIAVTQRIDFIESRSETRDALDQRLVDWIVTLGGIPVPVPNSIISKEKSNTNLLDEWLMAVAPDALVLSGGNDINEYSLRDRTEFALLNWAQARQLPVLGICRGMQLMATWAGTTLISIAGHVDTRHELNFIGNQDGLVAGIPREVNSYHNHAVRDCPEGFYVLAESADAVIEAIAHRQLNWQACMWHPEREPAFNLVDINRIRKLFGITS; via the coding sequence ATGAGCAATTCAGTACGAATAGCTGTTACTCAACGAATAGACTTTATTGAGAGCCGTTCAGAAACGAGGGATGCCCTTGACCAGAGATTGGTGGACTGGATAGTTACACTGGGGGGGATCCCTGTTCCGGTTCCAAACAGTATTATCTCGAAGGAAAAATCCAATACTAACCTGCTAGACGAGTGGTTGATGGCTGTCGCACCGGATGCACTGGTTTTATCGGGAGGTAATGATATTAATGAATATTCATTGCGCGACAGAACCGAATTTGCGTTGTTAAATTGGGCGCAAGCCCGCCAACTTCCCGTATTGGGTATTTGCAGAGGAATGCAATTAATGGCGACCTGGGCGGGGACTACACTCATTTCAATTGCAGGGCATGTGGATACCCGCCATGAGTTGAACTTCATTGGAAATCAGGACGGTCTAGTAGCGGGGATCCCGCGAGAGGTTAATAGCTACCATAACCATGCTGTTCGCGATTGCCCCGAGGGATTTTACGTGCTTGCCGAAAGCGCTGATGCCGTAATTGAGGCAATAGCTCATCGTCAATTGAACTGGCAAGCCTGCATGTGGCATCCGGAACGAGAGCCTGCTTTTAATCTTGTAGACATTAACAGAATTCGTAAATTATTTGGAATAACCTCTTGA
- a CDS encoding PEP-utilizing enzyme: protein MKLVQKQKLSLHNSTKAETLHILSNCGLLSAKILPVLFFTVSQWRRAKKKCLRQVAECFNQQAVIVRSSSLNEDSSTASLAGAYLSLKNVETSELELAIEQVIASYHDDLDGNQILIQPMLRNVIRSGVAFSHDPKTSSPYRIINWVDNGDTSHITGGKSGRTWQGLDVPRARPPSMLRDVCALLAELLDLVDGIPIDLEFAHTQESEEKATLWLLQVRPLIIASELVGSDELIERLQRISDTVRTGMSAHPFLKGKTTVYGIMPDWNPAEIIGVRPKPFALSLYRELITDSIWAYQRHNYGYRNLRSFPLMTDFCGLPYIDVRVSFNSFVPADLQDNLAQKLVDHYINELLKEPRLHDKVEFEIVYSCYSFDLEDRLKKLIAYGFSESECTELAISLRSLTNRIIDPLEGLWKKDAEKLEKLAQRRKIILESNLDTTERIYWLLEDVKRYGTLPFAGLARAGFIAIQILKSLVSVGVLTPDDSERFMRSLKTVSGQLATDRYCLSKHDFLAKYGHLRPGTYDILSPRYDEKPDEYFDWSREIVKNEALEPFSLTLAQMKEISVLMSTHQLNHDVVGLFEFLQSAIELREWAKFEFTRSISDALSLMKDYGCTLGVSKEDMAYCDVASFYKIHGSTVDPGSIVKETVYRGKLRYHETMTTTLPPLITSPRDVWAFEWPDSSPNFITRKTVLAPVSGIDHPQDIDGKIVFITNADPGFDWLFTYRIAGLVTAWGGVNSHMAIRAGELGIPAVIGAGEQLFQLWSRVKKICLYCSEGRVEIIA, encoded by the coding sequence ATGAAGTTAGTTCAAAAACAGAAATTATCCTTGCACAACTCTACGAAGGCAGAGACATTACACATACTGTCGAACTGTGGATTATTGTCGGCGAAGATTTTACCTGTATTATTTTTTACGGTGTCCCAGTGGCGCCGGGCTAAAAAAAAGTGTTTAAGGCAAGTTGCGGAATGCTTTAATCAACAAGCGGTTATTGTACGTTCCAGTAGTTTGAATGAGGATTCTTCTACTGCGTCTTTGGCCGGGGCTTATCTATCTCTTAAGAATGTTGAAACGAGTGAACTGGAACTTGCGATTGAACAAGTTATTGCGAGTTACCATGATGATCTGGATGGCAATCAAATATTGATACAGCCCATGTTGCGGAACGTCATTCGCTCAGGGGTCGCGTTTTCTCATGATCCGAAAACATCTTCGCCATATCGCATTATTAATTGGGTTGATAACGGTGATACATCCCATATAACCGGAGGAAAAAGTGGTCGTACCTGGCAGGGGCTCGACGTGCCTCGAGCACGGCCACCCTCAATGTTACGAGATGTATGTGCTTTATTGGCTGAACTTTTAGATTTGGTCGATGGCATTCCGATCGATTTGGAGTTTGCACACACGCAAGAAAGCGAAGAAAAGGCAACGTTATGGTTGTTGCAAGTTCGGCCTTTAATAATTGCAAGTGAATTGGTAGGCAGCGATGAACTGATAGAAAGGCTGCAAAGGATCTCTGATACTGTGCGAACCGGGATGTCCGCGCATCCATTTCTCAAGGGCAAAACAACCGTATATGGCATTATGCCGGACTGGAATCCTGCCGAAATCATAGGCGTGCGGCCTAAACCATTTGCATTGTCGTTGTATCGAGAATTGATAACCGATTCCATTTGGGCCTACCAAAGACATAATTACGGCTATCGTAATTTGCGCAGTTTTCCACTAATGACCGATTTTTGCGGATTACCTTATATCGACGTTCGTGTGTCATTTAATTCCTTCGTGCCTGCGGATCTGCAAGATAATTTGGCGCAAAAACTGGTGGATCACTATATCAATGAGTTATTGAAAGAGCCAAGACTTCACGATAAAGTCGAGTTTGAGATTGTTTATTCCTGTTATTCATTTGACCTGGAAGATCGTCTTAAAAAGTTGATAGCGTATGGCTTTTCCGAGTCAGAATGCACGGAGTTAGCGATTAGTCTGCGATCGCTTACTAATCGTATCATTGATCCTTTGGAAGGACTTTGGAAGAAAGATGCAGAAAAACTGGAGAAGCTGGCGCAACGCAGAAAAATTATCCTTGAGTCTAATCTGGACACCACTGAACGAATCTATTGGCTGTTAGAGGATGTGAAGCGTTACGGCACCCTGCCTTTCGCTGGCTTGGCTCGTGCAGGATTTATTGCAATTCAGATTTTGAAGTCGTTGGTATCAGTCGGGGTACTAACACCGGATGATTCAGAGCGCTTCATGCGAAGCCTGAAAACAGTGAGTGGCCAGTTGGCGACTGATCGTTACTGTTTGAGCAAGCACGATTTCCTAGCGAAATATGGGCACTTAAGGCCTGGTACCTACGATATTCTCTCGCCTCGGTATGATGAGAAACCGGATGAGTACTTTGATTGGAGCCGTGAGATTGTGAAAAATGAAGCGCTTGAGCCTTTTTCTCTAACATTGGCGCAAATGAAAGAAATTTCCGTGCTAATGTCCACCCATCAGTTAAATCATGATGTTGTAGGACTATTCGAATTTTTGCAATCAGCCATCGAGTTGCGGGAGTGGGCCAAATTTGAGTTTACAAGGAGTATTTCAGACGCGCTGTCACTCATGAAAGATTACGGTTGCACGTTAGGCGTATCGAAGGAAGATATGGCTTATTGTGATGTTGCATCATTCTATAAAATTCACGGGTCTACCGTTGACCCCGGTTCGATTGTCAAAGAAACCGTTTACAGGGGGAAGCTAAGATATCACGAAACGATGACGACGACTTTGCCTCCGCTGATTACATCTCCCAGAGATGTCTGGGCTTTTGAGTGGCCTGATTCCAGTCCAAATTTTATTACCCGAAAAACCGTGTTAGCGCCGGTCAGTGGCATCGATCATCCTCAGGACATAGACGGTAAGATTGTTTTTATAACGAATGCAGACCCTGGTTTTGATTGGTTATTTACTTACCGGATTGCGGGACTGGTTACAGCGTGGGGTGGAGTGAATTCGCATATGGCGATCAGAGCGGGTGAATTGGGAATACCTGCGGTAATCGGCGCAGGTGAGCAACTGTTTCAGCTTTGGTCAAGAGTTAAGAAAATTTGCCTTTACTGCTCAGAAGGCCGAGTTGAAATTATCGCCTAA
- a CDS encoding sulfotransferase family 2 domain-containing protein yields the protein MHSVIIFDHLPYSGGYTASLEMVKLLNKNESLIMGPGTERQILGDLSQSELEKLRLISGHTVFGLLESRPVNLNYITMLRNPVNRFISHYFWWQRLVETGDQTEAARCKECDLIKSTSSLEEFLNRYLSITDHFEASQLYYLLHRHIPEKELMEARKLGIFCDEIVDIAVAELEKAYDQVFITELFEESLVAFSWRHNLAFPDVYQKITYSGVKWDELDISKEAIEIITHLCRIESAVYNRARNRFEHEIEPLLDERFINYKVDCIASDSKFLRHYLNQSSTYLPKQLNNGTDIGSKVSDRLTEKIFTALRNQSSMIEPLAYSGNLFDAGNSDLTFMIWGTSEHYRKRYQTSVVNCNNRQFRGFIDNNQEKWGTMIDGYKVHAPQDIVSQENRVDVILIASDFVSEISTQIRKEICYAPLLCH from the coding sequence ATGCACTCTGTAATTATATTTGACCATTTGCCCTACAGTGGAGGTTATACGGCTTCTCTTGAAATGGTAAAACTATTAAACAAGAATGAATCGTTGATAATGGGGCCGGGGACTGAGCGGCAGATACTTGGTGACTTGTCACAATCTGAATTAGAGAAACTGCGTTTGATCAGTGGTCATACAGTATTCGGTTTGTTGGAGAGCCGACCGGTCAACCTGAACTACATAACGATGTTGCGGAATCCTGTAAACCGCTTTATTTCGCACTACTTTTGGTGGCAACGCCTCGTCGAAACCGGAGATCAAACTGAAGCGGCACGCTGCAAGGAATGTGATCTGATAAAATCGACTTCCAGTCTTGAAGAGTTTTTAAATCGTTACCTATCGATTACGGATCATTTTGAGGCGTCGCAACTTTATTATCTTTTACATCGACATATCCCTGAGAAAGAGCTGATGGAGGCCCGTAAATTGGGCATTTTTTGCGATGAGATTGTTGATATAGCTGTGGCGGAGCTGGAGAAAGCTTATGATCAGGTTTTTATTACGGAGTTGTTTGAAGAGTCCCTGGTGGCATTTTCTTGGCGGCACAATTTGGCGTTCCCCGATGTTTATCAAAAAATCACTTATAGCGGGGTAAAATGGGATGAATTAGACATATCAAAAGAAGCAATCGAAATCATCACTCATTTATGCCGTATTGAATCTGCAGTCTATAACCGGGCAAGAAATCGATTTGAGCACGAGATTGAACCCTTGCTTGATGAGCGTTTTATCAATTACAAGGTTGATTGCATTGCAAGCGATAGTAAGTTCCTGAGACATTATTTAAATCAATCTTCGACATATCTACCTAAACAATTGAATAACGGTACCGATATAGGTAGTAAGGTCAGTGATCGACTCACAGAAAAAATATTTACCGCGTTACGAAATCAAAGCTCGATGATTGAGCCTTTGGCCTACAGTGGTAACCTTTTTGATGCAGGGAATTCTGATTTGACATTTATGATTTGGGGTACGTCAGAACACTACAGGAAGCGATATCAAACTTCTGTTGTGAATTGTAATAACAGACAGTTTCGCGGTTTTATAGATAATAACCAGGAAAAATGGGGAACTATGATCGACGGCTACAAGGTTCATGCTCCTCAGGATATTGTGAGCCAGGAAAATCGTGTGGATGTAATATTGATTGCAAGTGACTTTGTGTCTGAGATATCGACTCAGATCCGAAAAGAAATTTGTTATGCCCCGCTTTTGTGTCACTAA
- a CDS encoding peptidylprolyl isomerase produces MKIKDGVVVRVKQSLFSPVFKYWGCLEITGLYPKHFPSPMREELIGKGVNDAVTCPTALGQSHYDESMVIETRQSNLKSELALKPGMVFITQFNGGELRGTIKAIDGDIVKIDCNHPLVGVSELITTNFILEVRNPTEQDMQELAEAASPKMSIF; encoded by the coding sequence ATGAAAATAAAAGATGGTGTTGTCGTACGAGTAAAACAAAGTTTGTTTAGTCCTGTTTTCAAATATTGGGGATGCCTGGAAATTACCGGCCTATATCCGAAGCATTTTCCGTCTCCTATGAGAGAAGAGCTTATCGGTAAAGGTGTGAATGATGCAGTCACTTGCCCTACAGCATTAGGGCAATCACACTATGATGAAAGTATGGTGATCGAAACCCGGCAAAGTAATTTGAAATCGGAATTGGCTCTAAAACCCGGTATGGTTTTCATCACACAGTTTAATGGCGGTGAGCTCAGAGGTACAATCAAGGCAATTGACGGTGATATTGTAAAAATTGACTGCAATCACCCATTGGTAGGTGTTTCAGAATTGATTACAACCAACTTTATATTAGAAGTACGGAACCCGACAGAACAAGACATGCAGGAATTGGCAGAAGCCGCATCCCCCAAAATGAGCATATTTTGA